Proteins co-encoded in one Melitaea cinxia chromosome 13, ilMelCinx1.1, whole genome shotgun sequence genomic window:
- the LOC123659012 gene encoding keratin-associated protein 21-1-like isoform X1, whose product MYFLNIILLLCLLSVVASQRLDSSDFGYSRRGSGGYGLLRPGYDGYGGYGGYGGYGSGYGSGYGSGYGGGYGSGYGSGYGSGYGSGYGSGYGGGYGGYPAQSGYGGGYSGYPGYGGHGSGYQGYGGYRPGYRPSYDYRPGYTGSNVGYPNYRPGYQYRSGNDRYPGYSNYISGYEGYDNFKVVARRSEVKNVDTAVV is encoded by the exons atgtattttttg aatataattttgctGCTATGCTTACTGAGTGTAGTAGCAAGTCAACGTTTAGACTCTAGTGACTTTGGTTACTCGAGGCGAGGCTCCGGTGGTTATGGCTTGCTGAGACCAGGATATGACGGATATGGCGGTTATGGCGGTTATGGCGGATATGGTAGTGGCTATGGAAGTGGGTATGGATCCGGATATGGCGGCGGGTACGGCAGCGGGTATGGCAGCGGGTATGGCAGTGGATATGGCAGTGGATATGGCAGCGGTTATGGAGGTGGATATGGCGGTTATCCTGCCCAGTCGGGCTATGgag GCGGATATAGCGGATACCCGGGTTACGGCGGTCACGGGTCGGGGTACCAAGGTTACGGAG GCTACCGCCCCGGTTACCGTCCTAGCTACGACTACCGCCCCGGCTACACCGGTAGTAACGTAGGCTACCCTAACTACCGCCCCGGCTACCAGTATCGTTCAGGCAACGACCGCTACCCTGGTTACAGCAACTACATCAGTGGTTACGAAGGTTATGACAATTTTAAAGTAGTAGCAAGGAGAAGTGAAGTGAAAAATGTTGATACTGCTGTAGTATAG
- the LOC123659012 gene encoding keratin-associated protein 21-1-like isoform X2 codes for MYFLNIILLLCLLSVVASQRLDSSDFGYSRRGSGGYGLLRPGYDGYGGYGGYGGYGSGYGSGYGSGYGGGYGSGYGSGYGSGYGSGYGSGYGGGYGGYPAQSGYGGYRPGYRPSYDYRPGYTGSNVGYPNYRPGYQYRSGNDRYPGYSNYISGYEGYDNFKVVARRSEVKNVDTAVV; via the exons atgtattttttg aatataattttgctGCTATGCTTACTGAGTGTAGTAGCAAGTCAACGTTTAGACTCTAGTGACTTTGGTTACTCGAGGCGAGGCTCCGGTGGTTATGGCTTGCTGAGACCAGGATATGACGGATATGGCGGTTATGGCGGTTATGGCGGATATGGTAGTGGCTATGGAAGTGGGTATGGATCCGGATATGGCGGCGGGTACGGCAGCGGGTATGGCAGCGGGTATGGCAGTGGATATGGCAGTGGATATGGCAGCGGTTATGGAGGTGGATATGGCGGTTATCCTGCCCAGTCGGGCTATGgag GCTACCGCCCCGGTTACCGTCCTAGCTACGACTACCGCCCCGGCTACACCGGTAGTAACGTAGGCTACCCTAACTACCGCCCCGGCTACCAGTATCGTTCAGGCAACGACCGCTACCCTGGTTACAGCAACTACATCAGTGGTTACGAAGGTTATGACAATTTTAAAGTAGTAGCAAGGAGAAGTGAAGTGAAAAATGTTGATACTGCTGTAGTATAG